The following coding sequences are from one Microcoleus sp. FACHB-831 window:
- the trxA gene encoding thioredoxin → MAVKKQFNSFEDLLSGADVPVLVDFYATWCGPCQMMAPILEQVNTQMNDRLMVVKIDTDNYPDLATNYQIHALPTLVLFKNGQPVERIEGVVPADKLIQHLKTLV, encoded by the coding sequence ATGGCAGTTAAAAAACAGTTCAACAGTTTTGAGGATTTACTCTCTGGTGCCGACGTGCCCGTTTTGGTCGATTTTTACGCTACCTGGTGCGGCCCCTGTCAGATGATGGCTCCAATTCTAGAGCAGGTCAATACCCAGATGAACGATCGCCTCATGGTTGTAAAAATTGATACGGATAATTATCCAGATTTGGCTACTAATTATCAAATTCACGCCCTACCGACGCTGGTACTGTTTAAAAATGGCCAGCCAGTAGAGCGCATTGAGGGTGTGGTGCCAGCCGATAAGCTGATCCAGCATTTAAAAACTTTAGTCTAG
- a CDS encoding DUF922 domain-containing Zn-dependent protease gives MNLKTFTVTAIFTPILILLAATYFTPSIKAQMSAPNLPVTVEQSFIPKVTIQTVYYEIFGFTAEQLRSQMNQMGPEDPRFGKRFYANTTASIRFGYGYSIFGTRCQISSAKVNSSVIVTFPKWNIPANVSPQLIRNWSRFITALKLHEDGHKNYIIEASNKILDALKDLPDSPKCNSLGDLANATGQKIIKEYNERNIRYDRTTRHGATQGAVFP, from the coding sequence ATGAACCTCAAAACTTTTACCGTTACAGCAATATTTACACCAATCCTCATACTGCTAGCTGCTACATATTTCACTCCTTCAATAAAAGCCCAAATGTCTGCACCAAATCTACCTGTAACCGTTGAGCAGTCATTTATCCCTAAAGTTACTATCCAAACAGTCTACTATGAAATATTTGGCTTTACAGCCGAGCAATTACGCTCTCAAATGAATCAAATGGGGCCAGAAGATCCCCGCTTTGGTAAGCGTTTTTATGCCAATACGACAGCCTCTATACGTTTTGGTTACGGTTATTCAATTTTTGGTACTAGATGTCAAATTAGTTCAGCCAAAGTAAATTCATCTGTGATAGTTACCTTTCCTAAATGGAATATCCCTGCTAATGTTTCTCCACAACTAATAAGAAACTGGTCTAGATTTATAACTGCGTTGAAACTTCATGAGGATGGTCATAAAAATTACATTATTGAGGCTAGTAATAAGATATTGGATGCTCTAAAAGATTTGCCAGATTCTCCTAAATGCAACTCTCTCGGAGATCTAGCAAATGCTACGGGTCAAAAAATTATTAAAGAATATAACGAGCGAAATATACGCTACGACCGGACAACTAGACACGGCGCGACTCAAGGCGCTGTCTTTCCATAA
- the fabG gene encoding 3-oxoacyl-[acyl-carrier-protein] reductase yields MEALPETQARLRGQVAIVTGASRGIGQAVALALAAEGANLVVNYASSSAAAEKVVNEIIEGGGNAIALQADVSKADQVDALIAAAMEKWGRVDILVNNAGITRDTLLLRMKPEDWQAVIDLNLTGVFLCTRAASKIMLKQRAGRIINISSVAGQMGNPGQANYSAAKAGVIGFTKTVAKELASRGITVNAVAPGFIATDMTMGLKSDEILKFIPLGRYGQAEEVAGLVRFLAADAAAAYITGQVINVDGGMVMA; encoded by the coding sequence ATGGAAGCATTGCCAGAAACACAGGCTAGGTTACGCGGACAGGTGGCGATCGTCACGGGTGCTTCGCGGGGAATTGGTCAAGCTGTTGCCTTGGCGTTAGCTGCCGAGGGAGCTAATTTAGTTGTGAACTATGCCAGTTCTAGTGCAGCCGCCGAAAAAGTAGTAAACGAGATTATTGAGGGGGGAGGAAACGCGATCGCCCTTCAAGCTGATGTCTCCAAAGCCGACCAAGTAGACGCCCTAATCGCCGCCGCAATGGAAAAATGGGGGCGCGTCGATATCCTCGTCAACAACGCAGGCATTACCCGCGACACGCTGTTACTGCGGATGAAGCCAGAAGATTGGCAAGCCGTAATTGACCTCAACCTCACTGGAGTTTTCTTGTGTACCCGCGCTGCTAGCAAAATCATGCTCAAGCAACGCGCTGGGCGAATTATTAATATTTCCTCCGTTGCAGGTCAAATGGGCAACCCCGGTCAAGCCAACTACAGCGCTGCCAAAGCTGGAGTTATTGGATTTACCAAAACCGTCGCCAAAGAACTAGCCAGCCGGGGCATCACGGTCAATGCAGTCGCCCCTGGATTCATCGCCACAGATATGACGATGGGTTTAAAATCAGACGAAATCCTCAAATTCATTCCCTTGGGTCGCTACGGTCAAGCAGAGGAAGTCGCAGGTCTAGTTCGATTTCTCGCTGCCGATGCTGCGGCTGCCTACATTACTGGTCAAGTCATTAATGTCGATGGGGGTATGGTCATGGCTTAG